One window of Ignavibacteriales bacterium genomic DNA carries:
- a CDS encoding MBL fold metallo-hydrolase, translating into MKLDNNIFYTTKELMPGVPLNIYALRGKEYSILIDTGIKSMRDQLISLCNETRNIRNVLITHVHADHIGCNVAVKKLTGAQFFAAGAIAWIENLETHYQEFCIPSEHLPDTQEQREEILGLMDGTVNVDTLITEGTTFRPGIDIELETIALPGHKLEEVGFLNHLTGDLFTGDILLALAAPFFHGFQTARGFKNSLNKMKQMIAEGKINRVLAAHHYPLKKEKALDAIRTTEIFLNDVEHVVIKEANGIDFPSLWKNVCNRMNKQLEFRGFAMLEVQVNELIEDGILYKDNEKIYRK; encoded by the coding sequence ATGAAATTAGACAACAATATTTTTTATACAACTAAGGAACTAATGCCCGGGGTTCCACTTAATATTTATGCTTTGCGGGGAAAAGAATATTCCATCCTAATTGATACCGGAATAAAAAGCATGCGCGACCAGCTTATTTCCTTATGCAACGAAACTAGAAATATCCGGAATGTACTTATCACCCACGTTCATGCAGATCATATTGGATGCAATGTTGCCGTAAAGAAATTAACAGGCGCACAATTTTTTGCGGCTGGGGCAATCGCCTGGATTGAAAATTTGGAAACACATTATCAAGAGTTTTGCATTCCTTCAGAACATCTTCCGGATACACAAGAACAAAGGGAAGAAATTCTTGGTTTGATGGATGGTACTGTTAATGTTGATACTTTAATAACTGAAGGTACAACATTTCGACCTGGAATTGATATCGAATTGGAGACAATTGCTTTACCAGGTCATAAACTGGAAGAAGTTGGATTCTTAAATCATTTAACAGGTGATCTTTTTACCGGTGATATTCTTCTTGCTTTGGCTGCTCCATTCTTTCATGGATTTCAGACTGCCCGCGGATTCAAAAATAGTTTAAATAAAATGAAGCAAATGATTGCTGAAGGTAAAATAAATAGAGTACTTGCAGCACATCATTATCCGCTAAAAAAAGAAAAAGCCTTGGACGCAATTAGAACAACAGAAATATTTCTGAACGATGTTGAGCACGTAGTGATAAAAGAAGCAAATGGAATTGATTTCCCAAGTTTATGGAAAAATGTGTGCAACCGTATGAACAAGCAGCTTGAGTTCAGAGGATTTGCAATGCTCGAAGTTCAGGTGAATGAACTTATTGAAGATGGAATTCTTTACAAAGACAATGAAAAAATTTATAGAAAATGA
- a CDS encoding fumarylacetoacetate hydrolase family protein, giving the protein MKLGAIKNKGAAVCFDDGYVLLSKLGFTGSLEQLISAGTDVLGEVKNKLALNNEFIPYKNEDLDAPLRKPGKIVAIGLNYIDHASESKMELPKHPLVFTKFNSSITGPYDPIIIPSSVTDKVDYEVELAVIIGKQAKNVTKENALQYVFGYTIINDVSARDIQFEDGQWVRGKSLDTFCPMGPYLITKDEINDPQNLQLTCEVNNNILQNASTKDMIFSVAELISVLSNSFTFEPGDIISTGTPSGVGFIRKPPIYLQNGDVIITEVQHIGKLINKVKVL; this is encoded by the coding sequence ATGAAACTTGGAGCAATTAAAAACAAAGGGGCGGCAGTATGTTTTGATGATGGATATGTTTTATTAAGTAAGTTAGGATTTACCGGCTCACTTGAGCAACTCATATCTGCCGGGACTGATGTGTTAGGTGAAGTAAAAAATAAACTGGCTTTGAATAATGAGTTTATTCCATATAAGAATGAAGATCTTGATGCACCACTTAGAAAGCCCGGTAAGATCGTAGCAATAGGACTTAATTATATTGATCACGCTTCAGAATCAAAAATGGAATTGCCAAAACATCCACTTGTATTCACAAAATTCAATTCTTCAATTACAGGGCCATATGATCCGATAATTATTCCTTCATCAGTTACTGATAAAGTTGATTATGAAGTTGAACTTGCTGTAATAATTGGCAAGCAGGCAAAAAATGTTACAAAAGAAAATGCGCTTCAATATGTTTTTGGTTATACAATTATTAATGATGTTTCTGCACGGGATATTCAATTTGAAGATGGTCAATGGGTTAGAGGAAAATCACTGGATACTTTTTGTCCGATGGGTCCGTATTTAATCACAAAAGATGAAATCAATGATCCACAAAATCTTCAACTTACCTGTGAAGTTAATAATAATATTTTACAGAACGCCTCAACAAAAGATATGATATTCAGCGTGGCTGAACTTATTTCGGTTTTATCAAATTCATTTACATTTGAACCTGGAGATATAATTTCTACCGGTACGCCAAGTGGCGTTGGGTTTATTCGTAAGCCGCCAATTTACCTGCAGAATGGTGATGTTATAATAACAGAAGTTCAACATATTGGAAAATTAATTAATAAGGTAAAAGTATTATGA
- a CDS encoding glucose 1-dehydrogenase, with protein sequence MKRLDGKRVIVTGGASGIGKAIVKMFVNEGAKVIVADIDLKSAKLLSDELLDQAKPFELNVTSAENFLSLINFCEREFAGLDVLVNNAGIGLASKLPDTLESDWQRVIDVNLKGTFLGMKYAIPLMKKTGGGSIINISSIAALVGLADRAVYSASKGGIIAMSRAAAIDHINDNIRINCIAPGTVDTPWIERITQTYADPSAAKKSMIERQPHGRLVSPDEIASMAVYLASDESKSTIGSVMVVDGGVTAK encoded by the coding sequence ATGAAACGCCTTGATGGTAAACGTGTAATTGTAACCGGCGGAGCTTCTGGTATTGGGAAAGCAATCGTTAAAATGTTTGTTAATGAAGGCGCTAAAGTGATAGTCGCTGATATCGATCTGAAGTCAGCAAAATTACTAAGTGATGAATTACTTGATCAAGCAAAACCTTTCGAACTAAATGTTACTTCAGCAGAAAATTTTTTATCTCTTATTAATTTCTGTGAAAGAGAATTTGCTGGACTTGATGTATTGGTAAACAATGCGGGGATCGGATTGGCAAGTAAACTTCCCGACACTTTGGAAAGTGATTGGCAGCGTGTAATTGATGTTAACTTAAAAGGAACTTTTCTTGGAATGAAATACGCAATTCCATTAATGAAAAAAACTGGGGGCGGATCAATTATAAATATTTCATCAATCGCTGCTCTGGTCGGATTAGCAGATCGTGCAGTTTACTCCGCCTCCAAAGGCGGTATAATTGCGATGAGCCGTGCCGCTGCTATTGATCATATAAATGATAACATCCGGATTAACTGCATTGCACCAGGTACAGTTGATACACCCTGGATTGAAAGAATAACGCAAACTTATGCAGATCCATCAGCAGCAAAAAAATCTATGATCGAAAGACAACCTCACGGAAGATTAGTTTCTCCCGATGAAATAGCTTCAATGGCTGTATACCTTGCATCAGATGAATCTAAATCTACGATAGGTTCAGTTATGGTTGTTGATGGTGGAGTAACAGCTAAATAA
- a CDS encoding M23 family metallopeptidase, translating to MKSIVMFCALFFLFLSCTPENDEVLSVEAKYVLPYPVGREYICSQEFNDPYSHNGTFRYAVDFAMPIGTLITTARRGHVVYILESYSDYDQTAGHENVVIVIHEDSTYARYVHLTTNGALVKIGQAVIPGDTIGMSGNSGSGGPPHLHFDVTNTNNGRSDQTIPFDFKNTIQHPIGLIEGVSYKALPY from the coding sequence ATGAAGTCCATTGTTATGTTCTGTGCGCTTTTTTTTCTTTTTCTATCGTGCACTCCTGAAAACGATGAGGTGCTGTCGGTAGAGGCTAAGTATGTTTTGCCTTATCCGGTCGGGCGGGAATATATATGCTCGCAGGAATTCAACGACCCATATTCACACAATGGTACATTCCGCTATGCTGTGGATTTTGCGATGCCAATCGGAACACTTATTACTACCGCCCGAAGAGGTCATGTTGTATATATTCTTGAGAGTTATTCGGACTATGACCAGACTGCAGGTCATGAAAACGTAGTCATCGTTATTCATGAGGATTCGACCTATGCGCGCTATGTTCATCTAACAACAAATGGAGCTTTGGTGAAGATAGGTCAGGCAGTAATACCGGGCGACACCATCGGTATGAGTGGCAATTCAGGGAGCGGAGGTCCACCACATTTACATTTCGATGTTACGAATACCAACAACGGCAGAAGCGACCAGACGATTCCCTTTGATTTCAAGAACACGATACAGCATCCGATAGGATTAATAGAAGGTGTATCATACAAAGCACTTCCATATTAA
- a CDS encoding DUF4395 domain-containing protein, with product MNKILKFGEDVEGYNIPVLNEREIRAAAGILFIIMFISIMLAALKGDFLMIKYAITIFLTDIVIRVFINPKFSPSLIIGRLIVRKQTPEYVGAKPKKFAWIIGIVLASIIFIHLVVVNAYSPITGLGCMICLIFLFFETAFGICLGCKFYSIFYKEKAQHCPGEVCEVKSKQDVQKTSKIQILIVFGFIAYIFLAVFLFNDNFSKKPYDLFGIESSLQSK from the coding sequence ATGAACAAAATTTTAAAATTTGGAGAGGATGTTGAAGGTTATAACATTCCTGTACTAAATGAACGGGAAATAAGGGCTGCAGCAGGGATACTATTTATAATTATGTTTATCTCAATAATGTTAGCAGCTCTAAAAGGGGATTTTTTAATGATAAAGTATGCTATAACGATATTTCTTACAGATATTGTAATACGTGTTTTTATTAATCCAAAATTTTCTCCTTCCTTAATAATTGGGCGTTTGATTGTTAGGAAACAAACTCCAGAATATGTTGGTGCAAAACCAAAAAAATTCGCCTGGATAATAGGTATAGTTTTGGCATCCATAATATTCATTCATTTAGTGGTAGTGAATGCATACAGCCCAATAACTGGTCTAGGCTGTATGATTTGTCTGATATTCTTATTTTTTGAAACAGCTTTTGGAATTTGTTTAGGATGTAAATTTTATTCGATTTTTTATAAAGAAAAAGCTCAACACTGCCCTGGTGAAGTTTGTGAGGTAAAATCAAAACAAGATGTTCAAAAAACATCCAAGATTCAGATACTTATTGTTTTTGGATTTATTGCATATATTTTTCTCGCAGTATTTTTATTTAATGATAATTTTAGTAAAAAACCATATGATTTGTTTGGAATTGAAAGTTCATTACAATCAAAATAA
- a CDS encoding S41 family peptidase — MKITNAIYIFFLLFGFYGCEKMFLEPDPQNTPEQNFQIFWNDFDRYYAQFSIRHIDWDSVYTLYRPQISSSTTEQQLFSLFSNIVSGINDMHIDLHTPFGDVYWKSLAPSSYPSMRLINACKYVQCGSRQNSIIEYRTCKNSSIGYMIIPTFSGGTDGLSLTDERYLVIDEILSKWKDMKGIIIDLRWNPGGNVINAEMVAGRFADKSRVYAQFREKVGPGKQDFSPWKNSTIDPKGAYQFLKPVVVLTSRTTASSAEMFVMAMSTFPHVNIVGDTTGGGVGAPIYRELPNGWTYRLSTRYYADDQQRIMEGVGIFPDVPVLTTAADSANGIDRILEKGIEIIQNSK; from the coding sequence ATGAAGATAACAAATGCTATTTATATTTTCTTTTTACTTTTCGGTTTTTACGGTTGCGAAAAAATGTTTTTAGAACCAGATCCACAAAATACACCTGAGCAAAATTTCCAAATATTTTGGAATGACTTTGATCGATATTATGCGCAATTTTCTATACGTCACATTGATTGGGATTCAGTCTATACTCTGTACCGTCCACAGATTTCTTCATCCACTACCGAACAGCAACTTTTTAGTCTATTCTCGAACATCGTTAGCGGCATTAACGATATGCATATTGATTTACATACTCCATTTGGCGATGTTTACTGGAAAAGCCTGGCTCCTAGTTCTTATCCCAGCATGAGACTAATCAATGCGTGTAAGTATGTACAATGCGGTTCCCGACAAAATTCTATAATTGAATACAGAACTTGTAAGAATTCTTCCATCGGCTATATGATCATTCCAACTTTTAGCGGTGGGACAGATGGATTATCATTAACCGATGAACGGTATTTGGTAATAGATGAAATACTTTCAAAGTGGAAAGACATGAAAGGTATCATAATTGATCTTAGATGGAATCCTGGAGGTAACGTCATCAATGCCGAAATGGTAGCAGGACGTTTCGCAGATAAATCGCGAGTGTATGCACAGTTTCGCGAGAAGGTTGGACCTGGAAAACAAGATTTTTCTCCATGGAAAAATTCTACTATTGATCCGAAAGGAGCTTACCAATTTCTTAAGCCAGTAGTTGTACTTACAAGTCGTACCACTGCAAGTTCTGCAGAAATGTTTGTTATGGCTATGAGTACTTTTCCGCATGTTAATATTGTTGGTGATACAACTGGCGGTGGAGTTGGCGCTCCTATTTATCGGGAATTACCAAACGGATGGACTTACCGGTTATCAACAAGATATTATGCAGACGATCAACAACGCATAATGGAGGGTGTTGGTATTTTTCCAGATGTTCCAGTACTAACCACAGCCGCTGATTCAGCAAATGGAATTGACAGAATTTTGGAAAAAGGAATTGAAATTATCCAGAATTCGAAATAG
- a CDS encoding SDR family oxidoreductase has protein sequence MKVLVLGATGATGRLVVQQLLNRNVETKIVVRDINKASTNYLNNKLLKCVVGSVYEFKRGKYLDLINDCDAVISCLGHNISFRGIFGKPRMLVTNCIRNICEAIEASKENKVKVILMNTTANRNRKLNEKYSLKDRIVLSFLSFALPPQKDNVEVAKYLSNTIGENNSKLEWTAVRPDTLIDEEKESDYKIFESPKQSPVFDAGKTSRINVSCFMAELLLNDELWNKWKFKMPVIYNYEN, from the coding sequence ATGAAAGTTTTAGTTCTCGGTGCTACTGGGGCAACTGGCCGATTGGTTGTTCAACAACTTCTTAACAGAAATGTTGAAACAAAAATAGTTGTGCGCGATATTAATAAAGCATCAACAAATTATCTGAATAATAAGCTGCTGAAATGTGTTGTTGGAAGTGTTTACGAATTTAAACGAGGTAAATATTTGGATTTGATCAATGATTGTGATGCTGTGATTTCTTGTCTTGGACACAATATTTCATTCCGTGGAATATTTGGAAAACCTAGGATGCTTGTTACAAATTGCATAAGAAACATTTGTGAAGCAATTGAAGCAAGTAAGGAGAATAAAGTAAAAGTAATTCTTATGAATACTACTGCAAATAGAAATAGAAAATTAAATGAGAAATATTCGTTGAAAGATAGAATAGTTCTTTCTTTTTTAAGTTTTGCACTGCCTCCTCAAAAAGATAATGTGGAAGTTGCTAAGTATCTTTCAAATACTATAGGTGAAAATAATTCTAAATTAGAGTGGACAGCAGTAAGACCTGATACTTTGATAGATGAGGAGAAAGAAAGTGATTATAAAATTTTTGAATCACCTAAACAAAGTCCTGTTTTCGATGCGGGAAAAACGAGCAGAATAAATGTTAGTTGTTTTATGGCTGAGTTATTGCTGAATGATGAATTATGGAACAAGTGGAAATTTAAAATGCCGGTGATATATAACTATGAAAATTGA
- a CDS encoding putative Ig domain-containing protein, with translation MKKIMQLLFVISILFISSFSIFAQAIPEDSLYLGQTPPGNTPKIFNLPVTSGHRACERIAITSDGKEIYYGELNTYPPSSYRVRCIKYQDNKWQGPFNVFEGYTAPKLSVNDSIIYMQNNVFYTYFSIRTDSGWSVPVRLLSKNLRTHYFQRTNLNNSYASSYYEGSPTDGNLSKLITVNQDTILQNLGIPLNSSMQENDFFMAADESYIFFSKNVTGGAGDIYLSFKKDNGRWTNPKNLGAPINKPGYEWEYGQFVTQDGKYLFFTSGGQNMPSYYTYWVKIDNIIDCLRATNFVPYLNYQIPDQSFPAGKLCSYTLPDSTFFDDDGNNTLTLSAKLSNGNPLPDWLSFNSTTRTFSGIPTIVGGFPKRVTVTAKDTANASAYATFSITVVADPVGVEEDREQLPESMNLYQNYPNPFNPTTNIEFAISKSEFVSLKIYDTLGREVKDVFNGNLNAGNHSFEFDANNFSCGIYFYVLKTNTFCVQKKMVVLK, from the coding sequence ATGAAAAAAATTATGCAACTTTTATTTGTCATTTCAATATTGTTTATATCATCATTCTCGATATTTGCTCAAGCTATTCCAGAAGACAGTTTATACCTAGGGCAAACTCCTCCTGGAAATACTCCTAAAATATTTAATTTACCTGTTACAAGCGGGCATCGTGCTTGCGAAAGAATAGCTATCACCTCTGATGGCAAGGAAATATATTATGGCGAACTAAACACCTATCCACCTTCTAGTTATAGGGTAAGATGTATTAAATACCAGGATAATAAATGGCAAGGACCTTTTAACGTTTTTGAAGGATATACTGCGCCGAAATTATCAGTTAATGATAGTATTATATACATGCAAAATAATGTCTTTTACACTTACTTCTCGATAAGAACTGATTCGGGGTGGAGTGTACCTGTCCGCCTTCTTTCCAAAAACCTGCGTACACATTATTTCCAAAGGACAAATCTAAATAACTCTTATGCATCTTCTTACTACGAAGGTTCTCCGACAGATGGAAATTTAAGCAAGCTGATAACAGTTAACCAGGATACTATATTACAAAACTTAGGAATACCATTAAACAGCTCGATGCAAGAAAATGATTTTTTCATGGCTGCTGATGAATCGTATATTTTTTTTAGCAAGAATGTTACAGGTGGAGCCGGTGATATTTATTTAAGTTTTAAAAAGGATAATGGCAGATGGACAAATCCCAAAAATCTTGGAGCACCAATAAATAAACCCGGTTATGAATGGGAATATGGACAATTTGTTACCCAAGATGGAAAATATTTATTCTTCACCTCTGGAGGACAAAATATGCCTTCATATTATACTTATTGGGTTAAAATAGATAATATTATTGATTGCTTGAGAGCAACAAACTTTGTCCCATATTTAAATTATCAGATTCCTGATCAATCATTTCCAGCTGGTAAGTTATGCAGTTATACTTTACCAGACAGCACATTTTTTGATGACGATGGGAATAATACTCTCACGTTAAGTGCAAAATTGAGCAACGGAAACCCCTTGCCGGATTGGTTATCTTTTAATTCAACAACAAGAACATTTTCAGGCATACCAACTATAGTAGGCGGATTTCCTAAAAGAGTAACAGTAACTGCCAAAGATACCGCCAATGCAAGCGCTTATGCTACATTTAGTATTACTGTCGTTGCCGATCCTGTTGGTGTAGAAGAGGATAGAGAACAACTTCCAGAAAGTATGAATCTATATCAAAATTACCCTAACCCGTTTAATCCAACAACAAATATCGAATTTGCAATTTCCAAAAGTGAATTTGTTTCTCTAAAAATTTACGATACACTTGGCAGAGAGGTAAAAGATGTTTTTAATGGAAACTTAAATGCGGGTAATCATTCGTTTGAATTTGATGCTAATAATTTTTCATGCGGGATTTATTTTTATGTTTTAAAGACTAACACTTTTTGCGTTCAAAAGAAGATGGTTGTCCTGAAATAA
- a CDS encoding LytTR family DNA-binding domain-containing protein: MRILIVEDERPTAEDIKLLVEQILNKGITSIHIETTLDSAMFYLKEKPIDVLLLDLNLNAKDGFDLLKQVVSQSFHTIVISANTNRAIEAFEYGVLDFIPKPYNIERLKAAFRRLQSSHALVGHSIKYLSVKKGFEIKVIPIEEVSYFKSANIYAELHLKDERIVIYDKPLKQLVPLLPSNYCRIHKSYIINLEKIETIQTLGGGKYRALLKSGESLPISRNKIKSLKNIDV, translated from the coding sequence ATGCGAATATTAATCGTTGAAGATGAAAGACCTACTGCCGAAGATATAAAATTGCTGGTTGAGCAAATTCTGAATAAAGGAATTACATCTATCCACATCGAGACTACATTGGACAGTGCGATGTTTTATCTGAAAGAAAAACCCATTGATGTTTTACTTTTAGATTTGAATCTAAATGCAAAAGATGGATTTGATTTACTAAAACAAGTTGTAAGTCAGTCATTTCATACAATTGTTATTTCTGCTAATACTAATAGAGCAATTGAAGCATTTGAATATGGAGTACTGGATTTTATTCCTAAGCCATACAATATTGAAAGATTGAAAGCCGCTTTTCGAAGATTACAATCAAGCCATGCTTTGGTTGGACATTCAATTAAATATCTTTCTGTAAAAAAGGGATTTGAAATTAAGGTTATCCCTATTGAAGAAGTCAGTTATTTTAAATCAGCAAATATTTACGCAGAACTGCATCTTAAAGATGAGCGTATTGTTATTTACGACAAACCCCTAAAGCAGCTTGTTCCTTTATTACCTTCCAATTATTGTCGTATTCACAAATCCTATATTATTAATCTTGAAAAGATTGAGACAATCCAAACGCTTGGTGGAGGAAAATACCGTGCTCTTCTAAAAAGTGGTGAGTCCCTGCCAATTAGCAGAAATAAAATTAAATCGCTAAAAAATATTGATGTTTAG
- a CDS encoding histidine kinase: MKKIKLLSAFRFIIILLGAINIEITATEPQHNIISSLKKSTLLDYWQIVKDADPKLSLPSFPDSLWQLFKPTIDDVRYTEGNWILRTNIVIKDSLSGKEVLGLFPINFVTAYEIYWDGIKIAQNGIIGVTKTDEKAGAYNFNLALSPNLVTRGEHTLVFRISNHNNYSSWKWFYGDLIIGKYDSLVKKIFQWNYQAFFITGILFIPFLFNLFLYIARKRKIEHLLFSLICLIVILDSVTMLAPIFVDTRTTFVYWQYYVYQAINVLFTVLFPAFFIYLFSFPKKIIVVIIVTTLFIFLFFTNIGNLFNIMTITVLIISSIITMWALYKRREESVIIFIGIIAAWAAYFLNFAFAGLATTMVICTSLSIARQFARKETAEKEAQLKSSRLENELLKKNINPHFVLNTLTSIIVWLRKDSNSAIKLIEALAEEFRMINQISALKQIPISQEIDLCRAHLKIMSYRKGADYKMETLDIDEQDTIPPMIFHTLVENGLTHGYENKIAGTFKLQTIKNPDCVKYILTNDGEFNSEESKGSTGFGAKYIKGRLEESYPNRWKFRSNRLAQGWESLIEIRNS; the protein is encoded by the coding sequence GTGAAAAAAATAAAGCTTCTTTCTGCTTTTCGATTTATTATTATTCTTCTTGGAGCAATAAATATTGAAATTACAGCAACTGAACCACAACACAACATTATTTCATCTTTAAAGAAATCTACCCTCTTAGATTATTGGCAAATAGTTAAAGACGCAGATCCCAAACTTTCTCTTCCGAGTTTTCCGGATTCATTGTGGCAATTATTTAAACCCACCATAGATGATGTAAGATACACTGAAGGCAACTGGATTTTAAGAACCAATATTGTAATTAAGGATTCATTGAGCGGCAAGGAAGTTTTAGGACTCTTTCCAATAAATTTTGTAACTGCTTATGAAATTTATTGGGATGGAATTAAGATTGCACAAAATGGAATAATTGGGGTTACTAAAACAGATGAAAAAGCAGGTGCATACAATTTTAATCTCGCACTATCTCCTAATCTTGTAACACGCGGTGAGCATACTCTCGTTTTTAGAATATCGAATCATAATAATTACTCATCCTGGAAATGGTTCTATGGCGATTTAATTATTGGTAAGTATGATTCTTTGGTAAAAAAAATATTTCAATGGAATTATCAAGCATTTTTTATAACAGGCATTTTATTTATTCCATTTCTTTTTAATCTTTTTCTTTACATCGCAAGGAAACGAAAAATTGAGCACCTGTTATTTAGCTTAATTTGTTTAATTGTTATATTGGATTCGGTAACAATGCTGGCTCCAATATTCGTAGATACCCGGACTACTTTTGTGTACTGGCAATATTATGTTTATCAAGCAATTAATGTTTTGTTTACTGTCCTATTCCCTGCATTTTTCATTTACCTGTTTTCTTTTCCTAAAAAAATTATTGTGGTTATTATAGTAACAACTCTTTTCATCTTTTTGTTTTTTACGAACATCGGAAACCTCTTTAACATAATGACTATTACTGTACTTATTATTAGCAGCATAATAACGATGTGGGCGTTGTACAAACGGCGGGAAGAAAGCGTAATTATTTTTATTGGAATTATAGCAGCCTGGGCAGCATATTTCTTAAATTTTGCTTTTGCGGGATTGGCAACAACTATGGTTATTTGCACAAGCTTATCTATAGCAAGGCAGTTTGCAAGAAAAGAAACAGCAGAAAAAGAAGCGCAACTTAAATCTTCACGCTTAGAAAATGAATTATTGAAGAAAAATATAAATCCACACTTTGTATTAAACACATTGACCTCAATAATTGTATGGCTCAGAAAAGATTCCAATTCAGCAATCAAACTTATAGAAGCCCTGGCTGAAGAGTTCAGAATGATAAATCAAATTTCTGCTTTAAAGCAAATTCCTATTAGCCAGGAAATTGATTTATGCAGAGCGCATCTTAAAATTATGAGCTACCGCAAAGGTGCTGATTATAAGATGGAAACTTTAGATATTGATGAACAGGATACTATACCGCCAATGATATTTCATACTCTTGTTGAAAACGGATTAACGCACGGATATGAAAATAAAATCGCCGGTACTTTTAAATTACAAACGATAAAAAATCCGGATTGTGTAAAATATATTCTTACCAATGATGGAGAATTTAATTCTGAAGAATCTAAAGGTTCCACAGGCTTTGGTGCAAAATATATCAAGGGCAGATTAGAAGAAAGTTATCCCAACAGATGGAAATTCAGATCAAATAGATTAGCTCAGGGTTGGGAATCTTTAATTGAAATAAGGAACAGTTAA
- a CDS encoding RES family NAD+ phosphorylase, with amino-acid sequence MKAAIKLNSTTKIKGSVFYRARIHKYEDNKDFPFQSDKMFNPKPEEAVRGRANPDGISYLYLSSDVNTCIKEVLPKHSDILTIGEFSLRKNVNMISFIYSFPISENNYITSLNHCIRLTFSQSQLSARPEVDYLPYQFICELIKKEKYDGVLYHSSYDKDILTSSYNIVLFDPTLAELDNSKCSMIKIISTEYGYE; translated from the coding sequence ATGAAAGCTGCTATAAAATTAAATTCAACCACAAAAATAAAAGGGAGTGTTTTTTATAGAGCTAGAATACATAAATACGAGGACAACAAAGATTTTCCGTTCCAAAGTGATAAAATGTTTAATCCAAAGCCAGAGGAAGCCGTGAGAGGTCGAGCTAATCCTGATGGAATATCATATTTGTATTTATCATCGGATGTAAATACTTGCATCAAGGAAGTATTACCAAAGCATAGTGATATTCTTACAATCGGTGAATTTTCTCTTAGAAAGAATGTTAATATGATAAGTTTTATTTATTCATTTCCAATTTCTGAAAATAATTACATCACCAGTCTAAACCATTGCATTCGATTAACATTTTCACAATCACAATTATCGGCAAGACCAGAAGTCGATTACCTACCTTATCAATTCATCTGTGAACTTATTAAAAAAGAAAAGTATGATGGAGTGTTGTATCATAGTAGTTATGATAAAGATATATTAACTAGTTCATATAATATTGTTTTATTTGACCCCACACTTGCTGAATTAGACAATTCTAAATGCAGTATGATAAAAATAATTTCTACTGAATATGGGTATGAATAA
- a CDS encoding M23 family metallopeptidase: MPYPIGREYICLLGFNNPYSHNGTFRYAVDFAMPIGTLITAARNGHVVYILESYSDYDQTAGNENVVIVIHEDSTYARYVHLTTDGALVKIGQTVMLGDTIGLSGNSGSGGPPHLHFDVTNSNNGRSDQTIPFDFKNTIQHPIGLTEGVSYKAFPY; the protein is encoded by the coding sequence TTGCCCTATCCAATCGGGCGGGAATATATATGCTTGCTGGGATTCAACAACCCATATTCACACAATGGTACATTCCGCTATGCTGTGGATTTTGCCATGCCAATTGGAACACTTATTACTGCCGCCCGAAACGGTCATGTTGTATATATTCTTGAGAGTTATTCGGATTATGACCAGACTGCAGGTAATGAAAACGTAGTGATAGTTATTCATGAGGACTCGACTTATGCGCGTTATGTTCATCTAACAACAGATGGAGCTCTTGTAAAGATAGGTCAGACAGTAATGCTGGGCGACACTATCGGTTTGAGTGGCAATTCAGGGAGCGGAGGTCCACCACATTTACATTTTGATGTTACGAATAGCAACAACGGCAGAAGCGACCAGACGATTCCCTTTGATTTTAAGAACACGATACAGCATCCGATAGGATTAACAGAAGGTGTATCATACAAAGCGTTTCCATATTGA